The Terriglobales bacterium genomic sequence GCCTCGAGTCATCTAGCAACGTCGAGACGCCGGGGCCATTGCCGAGTTCCGAACTTTTCCAGGGAACGATAACCAAAGCTTTAGGCGCTTCCTGATTGCCCAAAATGGACATGCCGAGGGCCTTGCTTCCTGGGACGGACGTCAACTTTCCTTCTTCATCTGTCTTTTGCTGCGTCTCTTCAGTCTGTTTCCTTACCTCATCCTTCTTCTCCCCTTGTGCCGTTGTCTCTTGCGTCTTTGCATGTGACTTTTCGGTTTGTCCCTGGGCTGCTTCTTTTCCGGTCTGCGCAGCTTGTTGCGCAAGTACAGCTGTGGGAGCTAAGCCAAGAGCCCCGAGCAAAATCCAGTGAATGCCACTGTTTCTCATTGCCCCTCCTGTTTTTTTGCACGGTTGCGAAGGTCGGCAATCCACTTGACGACCTCGGTGTCATCCGGAACGATTCGGTTGTACGCCTCGTAATGTGTCATCGCGCAGGTGTAATCCCCGAGATACAAGTCGCACAGAATCGCGAGGTTCCTGTGCGCATATGGAAAGTCGGCGGATTGTGCGAGGGCCGCCTCATAACTTGTGCGTGCTTTTGCAAACTGTCCCTTGCGGCGCTGCACCATACCGAGTTCGTTATAAGCGACAGGCTGTTTTGGATCCGATTGCAGCGCCTTGTTCAAGCTGGCCTCCGCGCGGTCCAGGTCGCCAGTTCGCGCATACGCCATGCCGAGATCGATGTACGCCGCCGTGAAT encodes the following:
- a CDS encoding tetratricopeptide repeat protein; this translates as MTQGVVSMDEMPPNYVPAVNMLKEERYEPGIALLLAITEKMPAFTAAYIDLGMAYARTGDLDRAEASLNKALQSDPKQPVAYNELGMVQRRKGQFAKARTSYEAALAQSADFPYAHRNLAILCDLYLGDYTCAMTHYEAYNRIVPDDTEVVKWIADLRNRAKKQEGQ